In Juglans regia cultivar Chandler chromosome 5, Walnut 2.0, whole genome shotgun sequence, the following are encoded in one genomic region:
- the LOC109002428 gene encoding EPIDERMAL PATTERNING FACTOR-like protein 6 isoform X1 — MEWKRSSRPRPRNKPPIFYCISIFFFSFCALFSSIGSKPTCEASTCPMSAKADQILLQESDRERTEEESMVLLAWRTSTSLARRFLGGPGSSPPRCTLKCGKCTPCKPVHVPVPPGTPVTAEYYPEAWRCKCGNRLYMP, encoded by the exons ATGGAGTGGAAGAGAAGTAGTCGACCGAGGCCCAGAAACAAACCCCCTATTTTCTACTGtatctccatcttcttcttctcattttgcGCACTGTTCAGCAGTATCGGCTCCAAACCTACATGTGAAG CTAGCACGTGTCCCATGTCTGCTAAGGCTGATCAAATACTTCTTCAG GAATCCGATAGGGAgagaacagaggaagagagcaTGGTGTTACTAGCCTGGAGGACATCAACGAGCTTGGCAAGGAGGTTTTTGGGCGGGCCTGGATCATCACCGCCGCGATGCACGTTGAAGTGCGGCAAGTGCACGCCATGCAAACCAGTCCATGTGCCGGTGCCACCCGGAACACCGGTGACTGCCGAGTATTATCCCGAAGCTTGGAGGTGCAAATGTGGCAATAGGTTGTACATGCCATGA
- the LOC109002428 gene encoding EPIDERMAL PATTERNING FACTOR-like protein 6 isoform X2, giving the protein MVQLLSEESDRERTEEESMVLLAWRTSTSLARRFLGGPGSSPPRCTLKCGKCTPCKPVHVPVPPGTPVTAEYYPEAWRCKCGNRLYMP; this is encoded by the exons ATGGTTCAGTTGCTCTCAGAG GAATCCGATAGGGAgagaacagaggaagagagcaTGGTGTTACTAGCCTGGAGGACATCAACGAGCTTGGCAAGGAGGTTTTTGGGCGGGCCTGGATCATCACCGCCGCGATGCACGTTGAAGTGCGGCAAGTGCACGCCATGCAAACCAGTCCATGTGCCGGTGCCACCCGGAACACCGGTGACTGCCGAGTATTATCCCGAAGCTTGGAGGTGCAAATGTGGCAATAGGTTGTACATGCCATGA
- the LOC109002427 gene encoding CBL-interacting serine/threonine-protein kinase 11-like: MPETENVPENGKNALFGKYEVGKLLGCGAFAKVYHARDVQTGQSVAVKVISKKKISAPGTGYLMSNIKREISIMRRLDHPHIVKLIEVLATKTKIYFVMEFVKGGELFAKVANGRFTEDRGVFHRDLKPENLLVDENGNLKVSDFGLSAMNDHIRHDGLLHTLCGTPAYVAPEILEKKGYDGARVDVWSCGVVLYVLNAGYLPFNDSNLMAMYKKIYNGEYRCPKWFSPDLKRFLSRLLETNPETRITVDEILKDPWFKKECYKELNFYQKEAYTDEKEEEPKVKDLNAFDLIISFSHGLDLSGLFEISSSNPVEDGERFLSAESPEKVLAKVEELAKVGENNLWVKRKKDWAVELEGRNGNFAIAVKVYRLTDGLVMVEAKSRGRDGGSFKDTWKNKLRPQLISGLTVQPGTQN; encoded by the coding sequence ATGCCAGAGACCGAAAATGTTCCCGAGAACGGCAAAAACGCCTTGTTTGGAAAATACGAGGTGGGTAAGCTCCTGGGATGCGGGGCATTCGCCAAGGTCTACCATGCGCGCGATGTCCAAACCGGACAGAGCGTCGCTGTTAAGGTCATCAGTAAGAAGAAGATATCCGCCCCCGGTACCGGCTACTTGATGTCCAACATCAAGCGTGAGATCTCCATCATGCGCAGGCTCGATCACCCCCATATCGTCAAGCTCATCGAGGTCCTTGCCACCAAGACCAAGATCTACTTCGTCATGGAGTTCGTCAAGGGTGGCGAGCTCTTCGCCAAGGTCGCTAACGGCCGCTTCACCGAGGATCGCGGTGTCTTCCACCGTGACCTGAAGCCCGAAAACCTCCTCGTCGACGAGAACGGCAATCTGAAAGTCTCGGACTTTGGACTCAGCGCCATGAACGACCACATCCGACACGACGGGTTGTTGCACACTCTTTGCGGTACGCCGGCTTACGTGGCGCCTGAGATCCTAGAGAAGAAAGGCTACGACGGCGCGAGGGTGGACGTTTGGTCATGCGGCGTCGTGTTGTACGTGTTAAACGCCGGTTACTTACCTTTCAACGACTCGAACCTCATGGCCATGTACAAGAAGATTTACAATGGCGAGTATCGGTGCCCCAAGTGGTTTTCTCCCGATCTAAAACGATTCTTGTCTCGGCTTCTGGAGACGAACCCAGAGACGAGGATCACCGTCGACGAGATCCTGAAAGACCCCTGGTTCAAGAAGGAGTGCTACAAGGAGTTGAATTTTTACCAAAAAGAAGCTTATACGGACGAGAAAGAAGAGGAGCCCAAGGTTAAAGATTTGAACGCCTTCGACCTGATCATATCCTTCTCTCACGGTTTGGACCTGTCGGGTTTGTTCGAGATCAGCTCGAGCAACCCAGTGGAAGATGGAGAGAGATTCTTATCGGCCGAGTCGCCGGAGAAGGTCTTGGCGAAAGTCGAGGAATTAGCTAAAGTGGGCGAGAACAACCTATgggtgaagaggaagaaggactGGGCTGTGGAGCTGGAAGGACGGAACGGTAATTTCGCCATCGCGGTGAAGGTTTACCGGTTAACGGACGGGCTGGTAATGGTGGAGGCTAAGAGTAGAGGTAGGGACGGTGGGTCCTTCAAAGACACATGGAAAAACAAGCTTAGGCCTCAGCTAATCAGTGGCCTAACGGTTCAACCGGGAACtcaaaattga
- the LOC109002401 gene encoding uncharacterized protein LOC109002401 → MCPLRLILIFLSATIAGFFVLRNLKFDHTPQDQVAVAENDDVVKDPVHKNHHSFKACSAFWTFVDMASGRYLWRHLVSPSFKRSH, encoded by the exons ATGTGTCCGCTGAGGCTGATTTTGATCTTCCTCTCCGCCACTATTGCCGGCTTCTTTGTCCTCAGAAACCTCAAATTCGACCACACTCCACAAGATCAGGTGGCCGTCGCCGAAAACGACGACGTTGTAAAGGATCCCGTCCACAAAAACCATCACTCATTCAAG GCCTGTTCGGCATTCTGGACCTTTGTGGACATGGCCAGTGGTCGCTACCTCTGGAGGCATTTGGTTTCTCCGTCTTTTAAGCGCTCCCATTAA